The Kribbella shirazensis genomic interval CCGTACGGCGACCACCCGCTGCTCACCCGGGACGCGCTCCGGGAGCACTTCGGCGGCGTCGGCCCGCGCGTCGCCGAGGTCGTGCGCTTCCAGCCGGACAACATCCGCGTGCACCACACGACCGACCCGGAGGTGATCGTGGCCGAGTTCGAGTACGCCGGGACGGTCGTGGCCAGCGGTGAGCCGTTCCGCGTCCCGGCGATCTTCGTCCTGCGGGTACGCGACGGTTTGATCGTGGAGTCCCGGGACTACATCGACCACCTCGCGATGATCCGCGCCCGCGGCCAGGCCGACGCACTGATCGCCCATCTGAAGGAACCGGCCGCCGCCTCGTCCGCGTCCTAGTCCGCAGAGGCGCCGGATGGCCCCGGACCGAGGCATCGAGCCCGCCCGGGGCCATCTCCAATCCAGCTGCTCCGAGCGCCCCATCCCCGCTACTCGAGGCGCCGGCCGTCCAGTTTCAGCCGGCGAACCGTCGTTTCCGGAAAACGCCCGCGGTCGCGGACCTCCGGGTACGGCGCCACCGTCACGGCTTGCCCTTCGACCGCGGCGATCTCGTCGACGAGCCGCGCCCGCAACCCGGCGGCGACCTCTTGGTGATTGACGCTGTCGATCAGGTTGTCGAGCTCGTACGGATCCGCGGCGAGGTCGTACAGCGCCCGCTCGGTGTAGACCTCGGCCGCGGGCACATCTCCGGCCTCCGGAGCGTGCACGTAGTACTTCCACCG includes:
- a CDS encoding nuclear transport factor 2 family protein translates to MTPEEVFLKLVHGVADRDFAALPPLYAEQTDVRHPMNPYGDHPLLTRDALREHFGGVGPRVAEVVRFQPDNIRVHHTTDPEVIVAEFEYAGTVVASGEPFRVPAIFVLRVRDGLIVESRDYIDHLAMIRARGQADALIAHLKEPAAASSAS